A stretch of the Vigna radiata var. radiata cultivar VC1973A chromosome 7, Vradiata_ver6, whole genome shotgun sequence genome encodes the following:
- the LOC106768983 gene encoding probable AMP deaminase yields MEPSSSTSLPPLLHLAMATLLGASFMAISAFYMHRRTVDHVLHRLVEIRRKPLAPSNDDSEDDDDDLSGLGHDDRGTDRDADPRNYLRTFSKSVDETSNVLRSYRFSSSMPNVVSAADWFPEDTKNRASSLENLQFAPLGLPSNRKGSTNGESAQISRSYKRIASVGRIMTPRSPGRNAFESAGDSDEEETQLANDNTIPFSDTYGVDSNMGNLSAVPFGGDDANCAKNQMYGEVSKEAKTGANMNVGSSTSVHVAGDDRVFANNVSPARIPVHETNIEEDEVCKMIQECLDLREKYVYKEDISLRTEPVETNFDPYHFEPVEATTHHFRMEDGVIHVFASKTDTKELFPVASSTRFFTDMHYILKVMSIGNVRSACYHRLRFLEEKFRLHLLLNADREFLAQKGAPHRDFYNIRKVDTHIHHSACMNQKHLVRFIKSKLRKEPDEVVIFRDGKYMTLKEVFESLDLTGYDLNVDLLDVHADKTTFHRFDKFNLKYNPCGQSRLREIFLKQDNLIQGRFLAEVTKEVLIDLEASKYQMAEYRISVYGRKQSEWDQLASWFVNNALYSKNAVWLIQLPRLYNVYKNMGIVTSFQNILDNVFIPLFEVTVDPNSHPQLHLFLMQVVGFDLVDDESKPERRPTKHMPTPAEWTNEFNPAYSYYLYYSYANLYTLNKLRESKGMTTIKLRPHCGEAGDSDHLAAAFLLCHNISHGINLRKTPVLQYLYYLAQIGLAMSPLSNNSLFLDYHRNPLPMFFQRGLNVSLSSDDPLQIHLTKEALLEEYSVAAKVWKLSACDLCEIARNSVYQSGFSHQAKSHWLGEKYLLRGPEGNDIHKTNVPSLRISFRYETWKEEMQYIYAGKAIFPEDVYP; encoded by the exons ATGGAACCCTCATCTTCCACATCGCTCCCTCCATTGCTTCACCTCGCCATGGCGACGTTGCTCGGAGCCTCCTTCATGGCCATTTCCGCCTTCTACATGCACCGCCGCACCGTCGACCACGTCCTCCACCGCCTCGTCGAAATCCGACGCAAGCCACTCGCCCCTTCCAACGATGACAGCGAGGATGACGACGACGATCTTAGCGGACTCGGACACGACGACAGAGGAACAGATAGGGACGCCGATCCGAGGAACTATCTCCGAACCTTTTCGAAGTCCGTGGACGAAACATCGAACGTGCTTCGGAGCTATAGGTTTTCGTCTTCGATGCCAAACGTGGTTTCCGCAGCGGATTGGTTCCCCGAGGACACTAAGAATCGTGCCTCATCGCTCGAAAATCTTCAATTCGCTCCGCTAGGGCTTCCGTCTAATCGAAAGGGTTCCACCAATG GTGAGAGTGCTCAGATTTCGCGTTCGTATAAGAGGATAGCTTCTGTTGGTAGAATTATGACTCCGAGGTCACCAGGGAGAAACGCATTCGAAAGTGCTGGGGATTCTGATGAAGAGGAAACACAGCTTGCTAATGACAATACCATTCCTTTCTCAGATACTTAC GGAGTAGATTCAAACATGGGCAATTTGTCTGCTGTTCCATTCGGAGGTGATGATGCAAACTGTGCAAAAAATCAGATGTATGGAGAGGTTTCAAAGGAAGCGAAAACTGGTGCAAATATGAATGTGGGTTCTTCAACTTCTGTACATGTAGCTGGGGATGACCGTGTGTTTGCCAATAATGTCTCGCCTGCAAGAATCCCTGTGCATG AGACAAATATAGAAGAGGATGAAGTATGCAAAATGATTCAAGAGTGCTTAGATTTGCGTGAGAAGTATGTTTACAAGGAAGATATCTCATTGAGGACAGAACCTGTGGAAACTAACTTTGACCCGTATCATTTTGAACCAGTTGAAGCAACAACA CACCACTTTAGGATGGAAGATGGAGTCATTCATGTTTTTGCAAGTAAAACTG ATACCAAAGAGCTCTTCCCTGTTGCGAGCTCAACAAGATTTTTTACGGATATGCATTACATTCTAAAAGTTATGTCTATTGGCAACGTTCGCTCTGCATGCTACCACAGGCTACGATTTCTTGAGGAA AAATTCCGCCTTCATCTGTTACTAAATGCAGATAGGGAGTTTCTGGCTCAGAAGGGTGCGCCACATCGGGATTTTTACAATATCAGAAAAGTTGATACTCATATTCATCATTCAGCTTGCATGAATCAGAAGCATCTTGTGCGCTTCATTAagtcaaaattaagaaaagaaccTGATGag GTTGTTATCTTTAGAGATGGAAAGTATATGACACTTAAGGAGGTTTTTGAGAGTTTGGATTTGACTGG ATATGATCTGAATGTTGATTTGTTGGACGTGCATGCAGATAAGACCACATTccatagatttgacaaattcaaCCTTAAGTATAATCCTTGTGGACAGAGCAGACTAAGAGAGATATTTTTAAAGCAGGATAATCTTATCCAGG GAAGGTTTCTTGCTGAAGTAACAAAGGAGGTTTTGATAGATCTTGAAGCAAGCAAATATCAG aTGGCTGAGTATAGGATCTCTGTCTATGGAAGAAAACAGAGTGAGTGGGATCAGCTGGCTAGTTGGTTTGTTAACAATGCTCTTTACAGTAAGAATGCTGTCTGGCTAATCCAG TTACCACGGTTATACAATGTGTACAAGAATATGGGAATTGTTACCTCCTTTCAGAATATTCTGGATAATGTGTTTATTCCTCTATTTGAAGTCACAGTGGATCCAAATTCTCATCCTCAATTACATTTGTTTTTGATGCAG GTGGTTGGATTTGATCTTGTAGATGATGAAAGTAAACCAGAAAGACGTCCTACTAAGCACATGCCTACTCCAGCTGAGTGGACAAATGAATTCAATCCTGCATATTCTTATTACCTTTATTACAGCTATGCAAACTTGTACACGCTCAACAAG TTGCGTGAATCTAAGGGAATGACCACAATAAAGTTGCGGCCTCACTGTGGAGAG GCAGGTGACAGTGATCATTTGGCTGCCGCCTTCCTTCTGTGCCATAACATTTCTCATGGGATTAATCTACGTAAAACTCCAGTTTTGCAGTACTTGTATTATCTTGCACAG ATTGGATTGGCTATGTCACCACTTAGCAATAATTCCCTTTTCTTGGACTATCATCGCAATCCATTGCCAATGTTTTTCCAGCGAGGTTTAAATGTCTCTCTCTCCTCCGATGATCCTTTGCAAATTCATTTGACAAAAGAGGCACTGCTAGAAGAATATAGTGTTGCAGCAAAG GTATGGAAGCTCTCAGCCTGTGATCTGTGTGAGATAGCTAGAAATTCTGTCTACCAGTCTGGATTTTCACACCAGGCAAAG TCACACTGGCTTGGGGAAAAGTATTTGTTGAGAGGTCCTGAAGGAAATGATATTCATAAAACAAATGTCCCCAGTTTGAGGATTTCTTTCCGATACGAG ACATGGAAAGAGGAAATGCAATATATTTATGCTGGTAAAGCCATCTTTCCTGAAGATGTATACCCATAG